The region CTTCATCCTGCAAGGTCTTTGGTACGTTGGAAGATGACCAAACAGATTCAACAGCACTGTGTGATTTTGTCTGTGACATAATCTACCAACTGATGGTTGTTctatgtttgtttactttttcagTCCACGAATACATGGCCTAACATTAAGTCTCTAAATTGTTCATCAGTCATGTTTGTTTCTGGCTTAAAATTCAATGTACCTCGTGGGTCAAAAATTATCCACATTTCCCTTTAAATCTCCATGTACTCACTCAGCTTTGCAACTATTTAACTGAAATTTGATGACTTTGTTCATGAatttttttgatttttgcatATCCCCAACAAAAATGGTTGTATTTTGTATGTAACCAGTGGAGTTAATACAAATCCAAAAGCTAACAATTCCTTTGCTCACTCTTTTCcaacataaccaccaccacagctatAACTGGCCTTCACTGCATTCAGTTCATAAATGTGTAAAGACAATAAAATCATCAGCTTTAACTGCAATCTATAGATTCATGAAATTTGCCACACAAAGATACTGTACCTTGACAGTTTACAGTTTCACATGTCTGGGCCAAGTTTGGCAGGTCATACTCAGCCCATCTATTTACTAAAAGAGACTTATATCACTGATCAAGCCGGCCAACAAACCAGAGTAAATATAACAATACTCTAATTCACTATAAACACCAAaattaattatatatatgatatatatatatatatatatatatatatatatatatattatatgtgtgtgtgtgtgtgtgtatgtgtatgtgtgtgtgtattaaattcTATCACATTACAAATTATACTTCATGTATGTTTGAGAGCAGTTTGTTTGAACAAAATAAATGATCCCTGAAAAGTGAATATAGGAGGACCCAATGCCTGAGTATTATGGCACATATAATATACTTTGGCATGAAATAAAAGTTGTGTAGGCAGCAAAATGTATCATTTtatctctttaactcactcgctgccattgtccgcatatgcggacatcgtcggagaaagcgttggatgccaatgtccgcatatgcagacttggattttaaaaagtcgtgctgtcggagtgacgcgtcggatgcgaaaatcaaaagcagatgtgatatcttacgtcacctctggtcagcttttattcacacacgctgcgtgtgtgtcgcgataagctcaaccgcaggtGATAACAAAGCAtaccccctgtcagctttgtaagttgtttgacaagatggcgtcacggcgaagtgttcgacacggtcggagaggtgaaatgttactcagcgtcaaagatgctttggaaatgatccaatctgaaggctctgatgtcgaaggagataatgttgattcttcggacagtgaatttgaaccagatcccgatgaactagaaatagattcggccgctgaagagagtgtttacaatggagaggaaagtgaggaacatgtgccagcagatgagacagacacagacgacgaaaccactgaggaaacggacgattttgcaagtgttttcacccgTGACTGAcagtttttcctttttccctcttgcacatcccttcactggcataccaggtttgtcagctgactggccagtcaacacccagccggttgagttttttctttgttctttgattttcattatgtagagacaatatggtttttttgtatgtgtgaatttcaactttcttcaccacctgttcatacttcattgcatgcactaggtcttcagttcctcaaatagtgttagaatgtgatgtggaaattggtgtacctttctgatgggtgcaaaaatgctaaaaaatacacaaaatatggataccgcgatcaacatcaagatggtgagtaaatactttgattttttgcacacatatggaacaacattccttgcatacatatactaaatatcaattgtctgggtgtttatttgttttttttacaattttttccccatcctatacaaaccctgggttttcagggattggcaagggcaaaaactcttggcatggagtgagttaaagtgcacaccaactcacacacacacacacatccacaaacacacacacatgcatgcacacaaaaaacaaaacaaaatgaaaaaaaaatcccatattTATTATAAACATGCTTATACATATGAAATGCATCTTCAATCTGCACACTCAGTCTATGCTTTCAagccaacccccccaaaacaaaaacaaaaccaaaaaaaaatcgaTTCACTGCATTTTCCATGACTATGGAAATTGAACAGACATGAAACCACTCACAACATATATTAAGTCATAAATGACTTAATTCATCATTATTTGTCCACACAGCAAATCCACTGTTTCTAATAGTAAATACCCACatgaatttgcacacacacactaacacacacacagttacacacactacactctctTCCTTTTTCAGAGTACTGACCCTCACATGACACTGCAATCATGAAGTGATGAACATGATTACGTGAACGGATGAATAGGATGTCtatgttcttctctttctctcaagaacaacaacatacatgtatgcatttcTGATTCTAATGttcccacagtttcagtttcaagatccaTAATTATATGCCCCCACAtattgtgcaacacacacacacatacacacacaactgtttttaTCCTttatccctttccctcctccctttcctttttttccccatgtctaatatcacttcatgtggatagacattacatgaaattgaacacacacacacacacagagagagagagagagagagagagagagagctacaatgCATTCACACCCATCATTTAAAATCTATGTTCCAGTACTGTGTCATAGTCATACACTGGAAGATTCTGCCCCTTCTTCAGCTGCTGTCTTTTCCTGGGCATCCTTCTCTGCTGCTTTCTTCCTGTTGCGTTTAGCTGTCACATAGCTCATGGGATGGACTGGGAAGAAACCACACAGACCTGCAAGACAAGCAATACACCTTTGCAAtaaaacttttgtgtgtgtagaatggGGGGAAaggatgcatgcatgcgtataggggggtagggggatgtgtgagagacagagtgagaggatgAGCAAGTAAGAGAGTGCAACTCCAGCAAGACAGAGTGAGGTTGCCTGgagctataaaaaaaataaaaataaaaaaatagaaaaaaagaagcaaaatcagTGGTCAACTATAAGCAAGGAAACCAAAAAATGGCAAGCTGCCAGAGTAGGCCAGCAATACTCTGGATATCCACTTCCAAAGAACGATGACATGTGCTTTATGTACACTGGTAACTGGCTGCACTACCAGTTTAGTTTTAATTGCTTATTTCAGCAAATGGGacaatttcttttttaaatacccCAGTGCTCTACGAACAATCCTGCCACACCCTGTCCCtaaaaacaaagggaaacaatGATCAAGAACTGAATTTCTTACTATGAATATTAAGAAGTTTATCCACTAAAGCATTCTACATTGTAACTATTTATGAAAACACTGAGCAAGTATGTGTATACTATTCACACAGATCAGCATACTTAAAGATGAACAATTTAATCAGTTTTGTCAGACAGACTCATCCAGTACACTTGTAGTCTAATCCATTGACGTATGATGCAATGAAATTGGTCCAACAACATGCAAAAAGTTGCTCACTATAGAAAGACATTCACTCTCCTAATGATTCCCACATAACTGAATAAAAGCAACTAAACCTCATTATAATTTGAGAAAAAGTTTATGCATTCACTTTTCTGCCTTACACTCACACTTATAAGTTACATCAACACATAAAATAAACAGTATTACAGAAGCAATAACAACTTATTGATTAACTAACAATTGTATCTGTAATTCACTAATTGTATGAACCACCACTTCCATGCCCATTCAGCATTCTGAACTATAAATATGTATACCTGTACATACTCACCTAATAATTTTTCAACAGGTTTGCTGCAGTGAGCTCCATTAGCCAGCCAGAACCTGAGTCGCTCAAAGTTGAAAGCAACCAGTTTTTCTTGATAGATGTTGGGCATGGGATCATATGTGCCCAACTGTTCCAAGGGAACTGCGTTGCGGTTTGCACGACCTGGCATCACCACAATATGGTAGAAGGGCCGATTGGTACATCCATGAAGCGCAAAGCGGATCATTCGATGGCTCACTTTAGGGGCCATACGAGGCATGATGATTGCTTAGTGAATGACAGTCCACaaatctgaaaacacacacacac is a window of Babylonia areolata isolate BAREFJ2019XMU chromosome 5, ASM4173473v1, whole genome shotgun sequence DNA encoding:
- the LOC143282017 gene encoding small ribosomal subunit protein bS16m-like — its product is MPRMAPKVSHRMIRFALHGCTNRPFYHIVVMPGRANRNAVPLEQLGTYDPMPNIYQEKLVAFNFERLRFWLANGAHCSKPVEKLLGLCGFFPVHPMSYVTAKRNRKKAAEKDAQEKTAAEEGAESSSV